From the Flavobacterium gyeonganense genome, the window TAACAGCTACTACAACGGATTTGGGCAATAGGCTTAATGGAAAAATGGTTTTGTATTTGGAATGATTTGGCAAATCCGAAAAATGGGCTTAATTTAACCCCAAACCCGCTGTAGTACCAGAACGTCAGGCTGTGAAAAAACCTCCTTTTTTCATTATTTCCTTAAAAATTAATGACACTACAATTCAAATAAAGCCTTGTGAGAAGGTTCTTTTTTTAGGTTGCAAATTTCATTGGATAAAAATCGCGCGTTGTATGTAGCTTTAAATAACCCATTTTTAGCAAAAGCAAGACTTTTGCCTTGTAGGGTGAGTTCCATTTTTGAAGTTTGGCTATCAGATCAGCAACGCCCAGTATATTGATACTGCGTTTGATGTTATACACCAGCATGATTAAGCTATGCTCTCCGTTTACTTTTTCGAGTCCCGTTAGTTGGTGTGGTTATAGCCCCATTGCCGTTTGATCGTACCAAAGATATGCTCGTTGATTTCCTGACGCTTGCGGTAGAGTTGGGTTTTCTGCATAGCGTTTGTTGTTCTCTTCAACTGCATCGGCATATTGGCTGCGGTCTATATCACGGCCTGCTGACCTGCTTGTGCATAAATGTTTTGCTGGGCATTCTCTGCATTTTGGGGTTCGGTATCTTTTAAACTCATAACTGTCCCTGTCTGTCGTTTTCTTATGCCAATGACCTGTAGTTTTGAGCGTTTCTCCCTGTGGACAAGTATAGGCATCTGTAGTTTGATCGTATTGGAACTTGGAGACCAAATAATCGGGATGGATATTTTCCTTATTTTTTCCTTGTTCGGGCTGTGCCACAATTGTTATGATGTTGGCTTGTTTGCAGATTTCTATTTGTTTGCCGTTATGGTAGCCTTTGTCTGCCTAAGCGGTATAAGTTTTAATGACCAGATTCTCTTTGGTTTTAAGGGCAATTGTTGCTAAGGCATTGTAGTCGTTCTTGTTGCGAGCCATTTCTGATCAATACCAAAACTGACAAATGCAATTGACATTAATGCAAATGTGGAGATAACGGGTTTCAAATACCACATCAACAATACGAAAAACTTCAGTTTATGAATAAGCTTCTTATTGTTAACATCCGTACAATACGAAACTTATAAGCCTCCTACTTTTAATTTTGCCTGAAATTTAAGCTTTGGAAATATTATTACATTATAAAAACTTTATTTCATAACTTAGATTTCTTTTAAAGCGACATGCCATGACTAAGAAATCCATAGCCCGAAACTTCTTAAAGCTCGCTGCGACAGGGCATTCCCATGAAGCATTTCGTTTATATGTAAGCAAGGATTTTAAACACCATAATGCCTATTTTAAAGGTGATGCCGACACACTTATGCTGGCTATGGAAGAATCTGCAAGGACCAATCCGAATAAGATTTTTAAAATTCATCATATTCTAAGTGATGGTGATATGGTCGCAGTGCATTCACATGTTCAACAAAATTCAACAGATTCAGGTGTAGCTGTGGTTCATATATTTCGTTTTGAATCAGATAAAATAATTGAGCTGTGGGATTTAGGACAGCCTATTCCAAAGAAAAGCATTAATGAAAATGGAATGTTTTAAACTAAATTTTAACATAGAAAGAATACACAGAATAAAAAATCATCAAAACAAAATCACCGTAATGAAGCTAATTAGAATATCCTTTATATTTTCTTTGTTTTTTCTTCTGTCCAGCTGCAATTCATTCGCTCAAAAAAAAGACTATACAAACCAAATTGACAGTTTAATTAAATTTGCCGAACCTAAATTTAATGGTGTCGTTCTAATTACCAAAAAAGGGAAAAAATTATATTCTAAAGTTCATGGTTTTAGCAATTTTGAAACCAAAAAGCCATTAAAATCGGACACTCAATTTGAAATTATGTCGAACAGCAAACAAATTGCTGCAGTCCTGATTTTATTGGAAGTCGAAAGAGGTAAAATCGATCTGAATTCTCCAATAAAAAAATATCTGCCGGAACTTATCCAGCCCTGGGCAGATTCTGTTACCGTTCATCAGCTTCTAAATCATTCACACGGCATTATTCATTTACAAAAACCTTTAGAATTTAAATCCGGAACACAATTTAAATACGGAAATCTAAATTTTAGCCTGCTTGGAAAGATTGTAGAATTCAGTACCCAAAAAAGTTATTCGGAAGTTGCAGATTCACTTTTTAAAAAATTAAAAATGAACCATACTTTTTGTTATTCTAAAGATAAAACTCAAAATCTGGCAACAGGATATTACAATGCAAAAAATGTTCTGAATCCGGTTAATTCCAGTCAGATTAACTCCGAAAACTTAGGCGCAGACGGCATAATTTCAACTGCTGAAGATTTAGCTATCTGGAACAACAATCTCCATAAAGGAAAAATTCTAAAGGCTGAGTTGTACAAAATGATGACAACTAATACCATTTTATCCCAACATAATTTCTTCGGAAAAGAAAAAGAAGGTTACGGCTACGGAATTAGAATTATCGAAAAAGATTCTGTAAAACATTTGGGACATACTGGCCTTGGCGATGGATTTTCTTCTGTAAATTTGTATTTCCCCGAAAGTGATATAAGTTTGATTGTTTTAGAAAATCAGATGAATGAAGATTCTAATTTGTTTTATGCATCAGCATTCAAAATCAAAAATATTCTTTTGAAAAGTAATCTCTTCAATAAAAACTAATTCCATGATGGGTAAAAACAAAACCACAGAAACGGAAAGAAGCGTTATTGATTTTATTAACACCGCTCCTGATGAAGCAAAAAGAAAGGATGCTCTTGAACTTCTGAAAATAATGCAGGAAGTAACAGGCTTCGAACCTAAAATGTGGGGATCGGGTATTATTGGTTTTGGAAATTATCATTATAAATACGAAAGCGGGCACGAAGGAGAAGCTCCATTAACAGGTTTTTCTCCCAGAAAAGATGCGGTTTCACTTTACCTTAGTTCTTCTTTCGAAAATAAAGAGGAACTTCTTTCTAAATTCGGAAAACATAAAGCCGGAAAAGGCTGTATTTATATCAAAAAATTAACCGATATCAATGCTGAGATTTTAAAACAAATGATTTCGCTTTCGGTTGACTATTTAAAAAAATCATATCCTTCAAATTAACTCTCATGATTATCACTATCAGTATTCTTTTACTTGCCATTCTTTTTTATTTCTTACTACATCCCCGATTCGGGAAAAAACCTTCTGGCGAAAGACTTGCGTTAATTAAAAAATCGCCTCAATTTAAAAATGGAAGATTCGAAAACATCAGTTTTACTCCTGAACTTGCTGAGGGTTATGGTTATTTTGAAGTTTTTTATGAATTTTTCTTTAAAAAGGTAGATCGAAAAATTCCAACTGATACTATTCCTTCCACAAAAACCAATTTATCAGAACTTTCTCCTGAGGAAAATATAATGGTCTGGTTTGGTCATTCTTCTTACTTTATTCAACTGGAAGGAAAACGATTTTTAATCGATCCTGTTTTCAGCGGCAATGCTTCCCCCGTTTATGGCAGTACAAAATCATTCAAAGGAACAGATATTTATACAACAGATGATTTTCCTGAAATTGATTATTTATTAATTACTCATGATCATTACGATCATCTTGATTATAAAACCATTATGGACTTAAAATCTAAAACAAGAAAAGTGATCTGCCCGTTAGGGGTTGGTTCCCATTTTGAGTTTTGGAAATTTCCTGTCGAAAATATTATTGAGAAAGACTGGCACGAAAAAGTAGAATTAGATCAAAACTTAACACTTTATACAACACCATCAAGACATTTTTCCGGCAGAAGTATCAATCGCTGTAATACGCTCTGGACATCATTTGTATTAGAAAGCAAAGATTTCAAAATGTATTTGGGCGGAGACAGTGGTTACGATTCTCATTATGCGCAAATTGGAGAGAAACATGGGCCATTTGATATTGTCCTGCTTGATAACGGTCAGTACAATGAAAAGTGGAAATACATTCACAATATGCCTGAAGATGTAATAAATGCAATGAAAGACCTGAAAGCAAAAAGAGCATTTCCTGTACATAATTCAAAATTTCCCTTGTCTCTTCATCCTTGGGATGAGCCTTTAATAAAAATAACGGAATTGAATGCAAATTCAGAAAATCCGATTCCTTTAATCACACCGATCATCGGAGAAAAAGTTGAACTTAAAAATAACGAACAACAATTTAAACAGTGGTGGAAAGGAGTAAAATAGTAATTTTGTGAAATGTAAAACTGTCAACTTAAAGTTATTATTTCTACCTTTTGCAAGAAGTCATACTAAAGGCTCAGTAAAGTCTATCGCCAATCTTTCCAGACTTACGGATATATTTGCTATCGCTTGAGTCTTCTTCATCTAAATGACAAGATTGAACTAAAATCTGAAACTAAAAAAATGAAATTAAAAATTACTTTTCTCTCATTTGCATTTCTTACTTCATTTCATGCTTTTTCGCAAAATACATATGTTTTTTTAGGATCCTACAATAAAGATAAAACTGCAGAATCAATTCAGGTTTATGAGTTGGATTCTTTAAATGGAAATTTAATTAAAATTACTTCTGCAAAAGATATTATCAATCCATCTTATCTGACTGTTTCTCCAAACGGAAAATATGTTTATGCCTGCACAGATACAAAAACACCAAATTCAGGAAGTGTCAGCAGTTTTGAATTTAATCCCGAAAATAAATCGTTGACTTTTTTAAACAAACAGGGAAGCGGAGGTGAAAATCCTGTCTATGTTTCGGTTCATAAAAGTGGTAAATGGCTTGTAAACGCTAATTATACAGAAGGCAGTGTATCTGTTCATCCGTTATTAGAAAACGGAAAAATCGATTCGATTGCACAAAATTTTCAATATACTGACGGAAGTGTTCATAAAGAAAGACAAACCCGCTCCCATGTGCATTCTGCTATATTTTCTCCTGAATTTGATTATGTGCTTTTGCCCGATTTAGGTGCTGATAAAATACGCTGTTATCGTTTTGATGAAACGCTCAAACAACCATTAACAGAAACAAAAAATACGTTTACCAAAACAGATTTAGAAGCAGGACCGCGACATTTTACTTTTCATCCCAATCAAAAATACGGGTATTGTATTGAAGAAATATCAGGTTCCGTAAGTGTTTATCAGTATGAAAGCGGTAGTTTGACAAAAATACAGCGCATCAATACATATTCAGGAGAAACAAAGGGCGTTTTAGAAAGCTCTGACATTCACATTTCTCCTGACGGAAAATTTTTATATGCTTCAAACCGTGGAAAAGAAAATAACATCGCTATTTTCTCTATTGCCAAAAACGGCATTTTAAAAAATATCGGTTATCAATCAACTTTTGGAAATCATCCCAGAATTTTTGCCATTGATGAAACAGGGAATTTTTTGATTGCGACAAATGTAAATTCCGGAAATGTAATTGTTTTTAAAAGAAACCCAAAAACAGGATTACTCAATAAGACCGGAAATGAAATAAAAATGGAAAATGTTTCCTGCGTTCAGATTAAAAAGATACAATAATCTATAAAACTCTTAAAAATGACAAGTGCAAATTTTAATTTACAGCCGGAAATTTTAGAAAACGAAACCATAAAATTAATTCCGCTTCAGGAAGATCATTTTGAGGCTTTGTATGAATTAGCCTCAGACCCTTTAGTTTGGGAACAGCATCCCATTAAAGACCGGTATAAAAAAGAAAAATTTATGCCTTTTTTTGAGGCGGCTGTAAATTCAAAAGGTGCTTTTTTAATTTTAGACCGAAAAACAAACGAAGTTATCGGCACTACGCGGTTCTATGATTACAATCCTGAAAAATTTAATGTAGGGATTGGTTATACTTTTATTGGTCGAAAATTCTGGGGTGGTCCTTATAATGCAGCAACAAAAAAACTGCTCATTGATTATGCTTTTGAAACCGTTAGTTCTATCCTTTTTCATGTTGGCGCAGAAAATATCCGTTCTCAAAAAGCTGTGTTAAAATTGGGTGCGGTAAAAATAAACGAAATGTTTTTTCCTCATAATGGGGTCGATTTACCTCATTTCGAATATGAATTGCGTAAAGAAAAAGTTAAAAATGAGTATTTTTGCAGCTAAATACAGTCATATGTACTAAGATCTTACCTCTTAACTTATGACTATAACCTGTAAATCAAAAACAATGAGAAGAATAACAGTCTTTTGCGGATCCAGTTTCGGTACTGAAGAAATTTACTCAGAACAAGCAGTATTATTAGGAGAAACATTAGCAAAACAAAATATAGAATTGGTTTATGGCGGTGCTAATGTAGGTTTGATGGGTGCAGTTGCAGATGGCGTTTTAAATAACGGTGGAAAAGCAATTGGCGTTCTGCCTGATTTTTTAAGATCAAAAGAAATTGCGCATCTGGGATTAACGGAACTTATTCTGGTTGAAAGCATGCACGAAAGAAAAACCAAAATGAATGATTTATGTGATGGTGTCATTGCACTGCCGGGTGGATTTGGAACCCTTGAAGAGCTTTTTGAAATGCTTACCTGGGCTCAATTAGGATTGCATAAAAAACCAATCGCAATTTTAAACATCAACGGTTTTTATGATTCCCTGATTCAACTAATTGAAAATATGGTGAGCAAAGGCTTGTTGAAAGACGTGAATCAGCAGATGCTTTTAGTAAGTGATAACATTGATGATTTATTGAATAAAATGAAGAATTACAAAGCTCCAACTGTTGGAAAATGGATTGAAAAAGAAGAAGTTTAGTCTCTTTTGACAGGGTGATTTTCAGTTTTTAACACAATTTCCGGAATAACTTTCTTATCTTGTGGCTCCAAAAAACTGAAAATCCGTTATCCAAAATGAAATATTTAAAAGCCTATTACCTTCTATTCGCCCTTATTCTATCTGTAAATTTAATAAATGCTCAGGATACTGATACCGGAAACTGGTTTATGTATTTTGGAAATCAGGCCATCAACAAAAAATGGAACTGGCATAATGAAGTACAATACCGTAATTATAATTTTGCAGGAGATACTCAGCAGTTATTATTAAGAACGGGAATTGGCTACAATCTTACCGAAAACAATAACAATATTTTGTTAGGTTACGGTTTTATCAATTCACAAAATTATATTCCCGGAACTGATGACAAGAAAGGTAATAACGAACATCGTATTTTCCAGCAGTTTATAACACGCCAAAATTTTGGAAGGATTTATTTGCAGCACCGTTATCGCGTTGAAGAACGCTTTTTGGAAAATGATTTTCAAATGCGTTTTCGTTACTTTTTAGCTTTGAATGTCCCAATAAATAAAGCCAAAATGGAAGATAAGGCCTTTTATTTTTCAGCATATAACGAAATTTTTATAAATGCAGAATCTCCTGTTTTTGACAGAGACCGTGTTTATGGCGCATTAGGTTATGTGATCAATAAGAATTTCAGGGTTGAAGCAGGTTTTATGAGACAAATCCAGGAAAAAACCGGACGAAATCAATTTCAGATTGCAGTTTACAATACTATACCTTTTAACAGCAGTAAATAACCTTTCAAAATCCGTAGATATGGCAACAGTAAATAATAATTTTGCAAAAGCCGAAATGCTGATCAGAAAACCCGTCTCAGAAGTTTTTCAGGCTTTTATAAACCCTGAAATTACGAGCAAATTCTGGTTTACTAAAGGATCCGAAAAATTAGAAGAAGGAAAATCGTCTGAATGGACCTGGGAAATGTATGGTTTCTCGCTTACTGTTTTAACTAAAGTAATTGAAGAAGATAAACGAATTGTCATTGAATGGGGAAATAGCGGAGAAGAGACCATTGTAGAATGGATTTTTAATGCTTTGGATGAAAAAGAAACTTTTGTTAGCATCACTAATTATAATTTCAAAGGCGATGCTGATACAATACTCTCTGAAGTTCGTAATTCTACTGAAGGTTTCACATTGGTTTTAGCCGGTGCAAAAGCTTTTTTGGAGCATAATATTCAATTGAATTTAGTTTTGGACAGATTTCCAAAAGGTTTGAGTTAATCACCAAAAAATAACGTCATGGCAGCTGTACCTACTCCTAAACCTGCAAATATTGATGAATATATTGGAGGATTCCCAAACAATGTTCAGGAAGTATTAGAAAAAATCCGAATAACAATTCATAAGGCAGCTCCTGATGCTAAGGAAAAAATCAGTTACTCCATGCCGGCATTTGAGCAAAACGGAATCGTGGTGTACTTTGCAGCATTTAAAAATCACATTGGTCTTTATGCATTACCAAGTGGTCATTCAGCATTTAAAGAAGCGCTATCCAAATACAAATCGGGTAAAGGTTCTGTGCAGTTTCCGTTAAATCAGCCAATACCATTCGATTTAATTACCAGGATTGTAAAATTCAGAGTACAGGAAAATCTTGAAAAAGTAAAAAGTAAAAATAAATAATCAATTATGAATTTATCTCAACATTACAATACGCTTTTCAAAACATCATCTGAACTGATTTTATCTGAAACTTATTCTATAGATTCTAAAATTAGGGATGATTCAGATAAACGATTTGGCATTACTTTGCTAATTCGCCCGAATGATGAAATAAAAAATAATATTCAGGCATTCCTAAAAGAAATAAAAAAAGCAGAACCGGAGCAATACTACTATTCAAATGCTGATATTCATATAACTGTTTTATCCATTATTTCGTGTACTGAAGGTTTTACACTGAATCAGTTTCCTACGTCAGAATACATTGAAATTATTGAAAAAAGCCTGGTAGATATAAATG encodes:
- a CDS encoding transposase; the encoded protein is MVSKFQYDQTTDAYTCPQGETLKTTGHWHKKTTDRDSYEFKRYRTPKCRECPAKHLCTSRSAGRDIDRSQYADAVEENNKRYAENPTLPQASGNQRAYLWYDQTAMGL
- a CDS encoding nuclear transport factor 2 family protein translates to MTKKSIARNFLKLAATGHSHEAFRLYVSKDFKHHNAYFKGDADTLMLAMEESARTNPNKIFKIHHILSDGDMVAVHSHVQQNSTDSGVAVVHIFRFESDKIIELWDLGQPIPKKSINENGMF
- a CDS encoding serine hydrolase domain-containing protein, which translates into the protein MKLIRISFIFSLFFLLSSCNSFAQKKDYTNQIDSLIKFAEPKFNGVVLITKKGKKLYSKVHGFSNFETKKPLKSDTQFEIMSNSKQIAAVLILLEVERGKIDLNSPIKKYLPELIQPWADSVTVHQLLNHSHGIIHLQKPLEFKSGTQFKYGNLNFSLLGKIVEFSTQKSYSEVADSLFKKLKMNHTFCYSKDKTQNLATGYYNAKNVLNPVNSSQINSENLGADGIISTAEDLAIWNNNLHKGKILKAELYKMMTTNTILSQHNFFGKEKEGYGYGIRIIEKDSVKHLGHTGLGDGFSSVNLYFPESDISLIVLENQMNEDSNLFYASAFKIKNILLKSNLFNKN
- a CDS encoding DUF1801 domain-containing protein, yielding MMGKNKTTETERSVIDFINTAPDEAKRKDALELLKIMQEVTGFEPKMWGSGIIGFGNYHYKYESGHEGEAPLTGFSPRKDAVSLYLSSSFENKEELLSKFGKHKAGKGCIYIKKLTDINAEILKQMISLSVDYLKKSYPSN
- a CDS encoding MBL fold metallo-hydrolase; translation: MIITISILLLAILFYFLLHPRFGKKPSGERLALIKKSPQFKNGRFENISFTPELAEGYGYFEVFYEFFFKKVDRKIPTDTIPSTKTNLSELSPEENIMVWFGHSSYFIQLEGKRFLIDPVFSGNASPVYGSTKSFKGTDIYTTDDFPEIDYLLITHDHYDHLDYKTIMDLKSKTRKVICPLGVGSHFEFWKFPVENIIEKDWHEKVELDQNLTLYTTPSRHFSGRSINRCNTLWTSFVLESKDFKMYLGGDSGYDSHYAQIGEKHGPFDIVLLDNGQYNEKWKYIHNMPEDVINAMKDLKAKRAFPVHNSKFPLSLHPWDEPLIKITELNANSENPIPLITPIIGEKVELKNNEQQFKQWWKGVK
- a CDS encoding lactonase family protein, which encodes MKLKITFLSFAFLTSFHAFSQNTYVFLGSYNKDKTAESIQVYELDSLNGNLIKITSAKDIINPSYLTVSPNGKYVYACTDTKTPNSGSVSSFEFNPENKSLTFLNKQGSGGENPVYVSVHKSGKWLVNANYTEGSVSVHPLLENGKIDSIAQNFQYTDGSVHKERQTRSHVHSAIFSPEFDYVLLPDLGADKIRCYRFDETLKQPLTETKNTFTKTDLEAGPRHFTFHPNQKYGYCIEEISGSVSVYQYESGSLTKIQRINTYSGETKGVLESSDIHISPDGKFLYASNRGKENNIAIFSIAKNGILKNIGYQSTFGNHPRIFAIDETGNFLIATNVNSGNVIVFKRNPKTGLLNKTGNEIKMENVSCVQIKKIQ
- a CDS encoding GNAT family N-acetyltransferase, which produces MTSANFNLQPEILENETIKLIPLQEDHFEALYELASDPLVWEQHPIKDRYKKEKFMPFFEAAVNSKGAFLILDRKTNEVIGTTRFYDYNPEKFNVGIGYTFIGRKFWGGPYNAATKKLLIDYAFETVSSILFHVGAENIRSQKAVLKLGAVKINEMFFPHNGVDLPHFEYELRKEKVKNEYFCS
- a CDS encoding TIGR00730 family Rossman fold protein, translating into MRRITVFCGSSFGTEEIYSEQAVLLGETLAKQNIELVYGGANVGLMGAVADGVLNNGGKAIGVLPDFLRSKEIAHLGLTELILVESMHERKTKMNDLCDGVIALPGGFGTLEELFEMLTWAQLGLHKKPIAILNINGFYDSLIQLIENMVSKGLLKDVNQQMLLVSDNIDDLLNKMKNYKAPTVGKWIEKEEV
- a CDS encoding DUF2490 domain-containing protein: MKYLKAYYLLFALILSVNLINAQDTDTGNWFMYFGNQAINKKWNWHNEVQYRNYNFAGDTQQLLLRTGIGYNLTENNNNILLGYGFINSQNYIPGTDDKKGNNEHRIFQQFITRQNFGRIYLQHRYRVEERFLENDFQMRFRYFLALNVPINKAKMEDKAFYFSAYNEIFINAESPVFDRDRVYGALGYVINKNFRVEAGFMRQIQEKTGRNQFQIAVYNTIPFNSSK
- a CDS encoding SRPBCC family protein codes for the protein MATVNNNFAKAEMLIRKPVSEVFQAFINPEITSKFWFTKGSEKLEEGKSSEWTWEMYGFSLTVLTKVIEEDKRIVIEWGNSGEETIVEWIFNALDEKETFVSITNYNFKGDADTILSEVRNSTEGFTLVLAGAKAFLEHNIQLNLVLDRFPKGLS
- a CDS encoding iron chaperone; translated protein: MAAVPTPKPANIDEYIGGFPNNVQEVLEKIRITIHKAAPDAKEKISYSMPAFEQNGIVVYFAAFKNHIGLYALPSGHSAFKEALSKYKSGKGSVQFPLNQPIPFDLITRIVKFRVQENLEKVKSKNK